In one window of Cupriavidus necator N-1 DNA:
- a CDS encoding isoprenyl transferase, whose amino-acid sequence MQHISSTLDVPDTSYVPRHVAIIMDGNGRWATQRHLPRVAGHTRGLDAVRAVVEASAARGVQFLTLFAFSSENWRRPADEVSFLMRLFMMALRREVVKMHANNIRLRVVGDLDRFSPRIQQMIRDAEARTAGNTGLTVTIAANYGGRWDLLQAMRKMLARSPMLDPASIDESVLAPHLAMAYAPEPDLFIRTGGEQRISNFLLWQLAYSELYFTDVFWPDFDAAELDKAFASYRQRERRFGRTSAQLVAPGLSGTA is encoded by the coding sequence ATGCAGCACATCAGTTCAACGCTCGACGTACCCGATACCTCCTACGTCCCCCGCCACGTTGCCATCATCATGGACGGCAACGGCCGCTGGGCGACCCAGCGGCACCTGCCACGCGTTGCCGGGCATACCCGGGGGCTGGACGCGGTGCGTGCGGTGGTGGAAGCCAGCGCCGCCCGCGGCGTGCAGTTCCTGACGCTGTTCGCCTTCAGTTCTGAGAACTGGCGGCGCCCGGCGGATGAGGTCTCGTTCCTGATGCGGCTGTTCATGATGGCCCTGCGGCGCGAAGTGGTGAAGATGCACGCCAACAACATCCGGTTGCGGGTGGTGGGCGACCTGGACCGCTTCAGCCCCCGCATCCAGCAGATGATCCGCGATGCCGAGGCGCGCACGGCCGGCAACACCGGCCTGACCGTGACCATCGCCGCCAACTACGGCGGCCGCTGGGACCTGCTGCAGGCCATGCGCAAGATGCTGGCGCGCTCGCCCATGCTCGACCCGGCCTCGATCGACGAATCGGTGCTGGCGCCGCACCTGGCGATGGCCTATGCGCCGGAGCCGGATCTCTTCATCCGCACCGGCGGCGAACAGCGCATCAGCAATTTCCTGCTGTGGCAGTTGGCGTATTCCGAGCTGTATTTCACCGACGTTTTCTGGCCGGATTTCGACGCCGCGGAACTGGACAAGGCCTTCGCCTCGTACCGCCAGCGCGAACGCCGTTTCGGCCGCACCAGCGCACAGCTGGTCGCCCCGGGACTATCGGGTACCGCCTGA
- the frr gene encoding ribosome recycling factor gives MSVADTKKSVEQKMQKSIEAFKADLAKIRTGRAHTGLLDHVQVDYYGSMVPISQVAAIGLADARTITVQPWEKKMVGAVEKAIRDCDLGLNPATMGEVIRVPMPALTEERRKELTKVVKSEAEGAKIAVRNLRRDANEQFKKLVKDKTISEDDERRGQDEVQKLTDKYVAEIDKMVAEKEKEIMTV, from the coding sequence ATGAGCGTCGCCGACACAAAGAAGAGCGTCGAGCAAAAAATGCAGAAGTCGATCGAAGCCTTCAAGGCCGATCTGGCGAAGATCCGCACCGGCCGTGCCCACACCGGCCTGCTCGACCATGTTCAGGTGGACTACTACGGCTCGATGGTTCCCATCAGCCAGGTCGCGGCAATCGGCCTGGCCGATGCGCGTACCATCACGGTGCAGCCCTGGGAAAAGAAGATGGTGGGCGCGGTCGAGAAGGCCATCCGTGACTGCGACCTGGGCCTGAACCCGGCCACCATGGGTGAAGTGATCCGCGTGCCGATGCCCGCACTGACCGAAGAGCGCCGCAAGGAGCTGACCAAGGTCGTCAAGAGCGAGGCCGAGGGCGCCAAGATTGCCGTGCGCAACCTGCGCCGCGATGCCAACGAGCAGTTCAAGAAGCTGGTCAAGGACAAGACCATTTCCGAGGACGACGAGCGCCGCGGCCAGGACGAAGTGCAGAAGCTGACCGACAAGTACGTGGCCGAGATCGACAAGATGGTCGCCGAGAAAGAGAAGGAGATCATGACGGTCTGA
- the pyrH gene encoding UMP kinase, which yields MPAYKRVLLKLSGEALMGEDAFGINRSTIEAMVNDIAEIVKLGVQVAVVIGGGNIFRGVAGGAAGMDRATADYMGMLATMMNALALQDAMRHANIEGRVQSALRMDQVVEPYIRPRAIRQLEEGKVVIFAAGTGNPFFTTDTAAALRGSEIGAEIVLKATKVDGVYTADPKKDPSATRYTTITFDEAISRNLQVMDATAFALCRDQKLPIKVFSIVKPGALKRVILGEDEGTLVHV from the coding sequence ATGCCAGCCTACAAGCGCGTCCTTCTGAAACTGTCCGGTGAAGCCCTGATGGGCGAAGATGCCTTCGGCATCAACCGCTCCACCATCGAGGCGATGGTGAACGACATTGCCGAGATCGTGAAGCTCGGCGTGCAGGTCGCGGTGGTCATCGGCGGCGGCAACATCTTCCGCGGCGTCGCCGGCGGCGCCGCCGGCATGGACCGCGCCACCGCGGACTACATGGGCATGCTGGCCACCATGATGAACGCACTGGCGCTGCAGGACGCGATGCGCCACGCCAATATCGAAGGCCGCGTGCAGTCCGCGCTGCGCATGGACCAGGTGGTCGAGCCCTATATCCGCCCGCGCGCGATCCGCCAGCTGGAAGAGGGCAAGGTGGTGATCTTCGCCGCCGGCACCGGCAACCCGTTCTTCACCACCGACACCGCCGCCGCGCTGCGCGGCTCCGAGATCGGGGCGGAGATCGTGCTCAAGGCCACCAAGGTGGACGGCGTGTACACCGCCGACCCGAAGAAGGACCCCAGCGCCACGCGCTACACCACCATCACCTTCGACGAGGCCATCTCCCGCAACCTGCAGGTGATGGACGCCACCGCCTTTGCGCTGTGCCGTGACCAGAAGCTGCCGATCAAGGTGTTCTCGATCGTCAAGCCGGGCGCGCTCAAGCGGGTGATCCTGGGCGAGGACGAGGGTACCCTGGTGCACGTGTGA
- the tsf gene encoding translation elongation factor Ts, translated as MAAITASMVAELRAKTDAPMMECKKALTEADGDLDKAEELLRVKLGNKASKAASRVTAEGVVASFIDGTTGVLVELNCETDFVSKNDDFLAFSAKVAELIAKQNPADVAALSALEIDGVSVEATRTALIGKIGENLTIRRFARYANGGKLVSYLHGTRIGVMVEFDGDEAAAKDVAMHVAAMKPVSLSAEQVPAELIAKERSIAEQKAAESGKPAEIVAKMVEGSVQKYLKEVSLFNQPFVKNDKQTVEQMLKAANTTVKGFTLFVVGEGIEKKQDDFAAEVAAQVAAAQKG; from the coding sequence ATGGCGGCAATTACCGCAAGCATGGTTGCAGAACTGCGCGCGAAGACCGACGCGCCGATGATGGAATGCAAGAAGGCCCTGACCGAGGCCGACGGCGACCTGGACAAGGCCGAAGAGCTGCTGCGCGTCAAGCTGGGCAACAAGGCCAGCAAGGCCGCGTCGCGCGTGACCGCTGAAGGCGTGGTCGCATCGTTCATCGACGGCACCACCGGCGTGCTGGTCGAACTGAACTGCGAGACCGATTTCGTCTCCAAGAATGACGACTTCCTGGCTTTCTCGGCCAAGGTTGCCGAACTGATCGCCAAGCAGAACCCGGCCGACGTGGCCGCCCTGTCGGCGCTGGAAATCGACGGCGTGAGCGTTGAAGCCACCCGCACCGCCCTGATCGGCAAGATCGGCGAGAACCTGACGATCCGCCGCTTTGCCCGCTACGCCAACGGCGGCAAGCTGGTGTCGTACCTGCACGGCACCCGCATCGGCGTGATGGTCGAGTTCGATGGCGACGAAGCCGCCGCCAAGGACGTGGCCATGCACGTGGCCGCGATGAAGCCGGTGTCGCTGTCGGCCGAGCAGGTCCCTGCCGAGCTGATCGCCAAGGAGCGCAGCATTGCCGAGCAGAAGGCTGCCGAGTCGGGCAAGCCGGCCGAAATCGTCGCCAAGATGGTCGAGGGTTCGGTGCAGAAGTACCTGAAGGAAGTCTCGCTGTTCAACCAGCCGTTCGTGAAGAACGACAAGCAGACGGTTGAGCAGATGCTGAAGGCCGCCAACACGACCGTGAAGGGTTTCACCCTGTTCGTGGTGGGCGAAGGCATCGAGAAGAAGCAGGACGACTTCGCCGCTGAAGTGGCCGCCCAGGTGGCCGCTGCCCAGAAGGGCTGA
- the rpsB gene encoding 30S ribosomal protein S2 translates to MSVTMREMLEAGCHFGHQTRFWNPKMAPFIFGHRNKIHIINLEKTLPMFQDAMKYVRQLAANRGTILFVGTKRQSREILAEEAGRAGMPYVDARWLGGMLTNFKTVKISIKRLKDMEAAKEAGALDTMSKKEALMFEREMLKLEKSIGGIKDMGGVPDAIFVVDVGYHKIAVTEANKLGVPVIGVVDTNHSPEGIDYVIPGNDDSSKAVALYVRGVADAILEGRANAVQEVVEAARGGDDEFVEVQEG, encoded by the coding sequence ATGTCCGTTACCATGCGCGAAATGCTGGAAGCCGGTTGCCACTTCGGCCACCAGACCCGCTTCTGGAACCCGAAGATGGCCCCCTTCATCTTCGGCCATCGCAACAAGATCCACATCATCAACCTCGAAAAGACGTTGCCGATGTTCCAGGACGCAATGAAGTACGTGCGTCAGCTGGCAGCCAATCGCGGCACCATCCTTTTCGTGGGTACCAAGCGCCAGTCGCGCGAAATCCTGGCTGAAGAAGCTGGCCGTGCCGGCATGCCCTATGTCGACGCCCGCTGGCTCGGCGGCATGCTGACCAACTTCAAGACGGTCAAGATCTCGATCAAGCGCCTGAAGGACATGGAAGCCGCCAAGGAAGCCGGCGCGCTGGACACCATGAGCAAGAAGGAAGCGCTGATGTTCGAGCGCGAGATGCTGAAGCTGGAAAAGTCGATCGGCGGCATCAAGGACATGGGCGGCGTGCCAGACGCGATCTTCGTGGTGGACGTCGGCTACCACAAGATTGCCGTGACCGAGGCCAACAAGCTGGGCGTGCCGGTGATCGGCGTGGTTGATACCAACCACTCGCCGGAAGGCATCGACTACGTGATCCCGGGTAACGACGACTCGAGCAAGGCCGTGGCCCTGTACGTGCGCGGCGTGGCCGACGCGATCCTGGAAGGCCGTGCCAACGCTGTGCAGGAAGTGGTTGAAGCCGCTCGCGGCGGCGACGACGAATTCGTCGAAGTGCAGGAAGGCTGA
- the map gene encoding type I methionyl aminopeptidase, which yields MSIHLNTAEDIAQMRVACRLGSEVLDYITPFVQPGITTGEIDRLCHAYMREVQGTVSACLNYAPPGYPPFPGAICTSVNDVICHGIPGDRVLKNGDAINLDITVITKEGYYGDNSRMFIVGEGSILAKRLSQVTYECMWKGIAQVRHGARLGDIGHAIQVHAEAAGYSVVREYCGHGIGKNFHEDPQILHYGRPGTGAEIKAGMIFTIEPMINAGKRDIRTMPDQWTVKTRDRSLSAQWEHTVLVTETGYEVLTVSAGSPAPPAFITDSVAA from the coding sequence ATGAGCATTCACCTGAACACCGCCGAAGACATCGCCCAGATGCGCGTGGCTTGCCGCCTTGGGTCCGAGGTCCTCGACTACATCACGCCCTTCGTCCAGCCAGGTATCACCACCGGCGAAATCGACCGCCTGTGCCACGCCTACATGCGTGAAGTGCAGGGCACCGTGTCGGCGTGCCTGAACTATGCTCCCCCCGGCTATCCGCCCTTCCCCGGCGCGATCTGCACCTCGGTCAACGACGTGATCTGCCATGGCATTCCGGGCGATCGCGTGCTCAAGAACGGTGACGCGATCAACCTGGACATCACGGTCATCACCAAGGAAGGCTACTACGGCGACAACAGCCGCATGTTCATCGTCGGCGAGGGCTCGATCCTGGCCAAGCGCCTGTCGCAGGTGACCTATGAATGCATGTGGAAGGGTATCGCGCAGGTTCGCCACGGCGCCCGCCTGGGCGACATCGGCCACGCCATCCAGGTACACGCCGAAGCCGCCGGCTACAGCGTGGTGCGCGAGTACTGCGGCCACGGCATCGGCAAGAACTTCCACGAAGACCCGCAGATCCTGCACTACGGCCGCCCGGGCACCGGCGCCGAGATCAAGGCCGGCATGATCTTTACCATTGAGCCGATGATCAACGCCGGCAAGCGCGATATCCGCACCATGCCCGACCAGTGGACGGTCAAGACCCGCGACCGCAGCCTGTCGGCGCAGTGGGAGCACACCGTGCTGGTCACGGAAACCGGCTACGAGGTCCTTACGGTATCGGCCGGGAGCCCGGCACCGCCGGCCTTTATCACCGATTCCGTCGCGGCCTGA
- a CDS encoding [protein-PII] uridylyltransferase, with product MDTTPELLLAARVRDKLKADKQALFADFNLSANVGTLITRLRRAVDAALVEAWRGLEMPAGAALVAVGGYGRGELLPYSDVDVLLLLPAEPDQDTTGRLERFIGLCWDLGLEIGSSVRTVDDCIRESRQDVTIQTSLLEARLLTGSRKLFESMRTRYLSDLDAAAFFQAKLLEMRQRHAKYQDTPYALEPNCKESPGGLRDLQVILWMTKAAGLGDSWKELFERGLLTQREAQELARNERLLKTIRARLHLVAGRRQDVLVFDLQTALAESFGYRQTTNKRASEQLMRRYYWAAKAVTQLNSVLLLNIEAMLFPSESQVTRVLNERFVERQGMLEITSDDVYERDPHAILETFLLYQRTPGVKGLSPRTLRGLYNARTVMNAGWRNDPENRRLFLAIMQEPQGITHALRLMNQTSVLGRYLINFRRIVGQMQHDLFHVYTVDQHILMVVRNMRRFAIVEHTHEFPFCSQLMASFDKPWVLCVAALFHDIAKGRGGDHSKLGTVDARRFCKQHGIAREDADLICWLVEHHLTMSHVAQKQDLTDPDVIHAFARVVGSERYLTALYLLTVADIRGTSPKVWNAWKGKLLEDLYHITLRVLGGARVDSHSLWSQRKEDTISELRLKAFDPALGKSLWAQLDVAFFLRHDSHDIAWLTRHLYNKVDSPTPVVKARVSPAGEGLQVAVYVKDQPDLFARICGYFERKAFSIQDAKIHTTRHGYALDTFQVTDPGMAGDGGNYRDIIALVEHELCERLRLQGALPEPTQGRLSRQSRSFPIKPRVDLRPDERGQYYLLSLSANDRTGLLYAIARVLARHRVSVHTARINTLGERVEDVFLVDGSRLAADNRLQIQLEQDLLAALAI from the coding sequence ATGGACACCACGCCGGAACTGCTGCTTGCCGCGCGCGTGCGCGACAAGCTCAAAGCCGACAAGCAGGCGCTGTTTGCCGACTTCAACCTCAGCGCCAACGTCGGCACGCTGATCACGCGGCTGCGCCGCGCTGTCGACGCCGCGCTGGTGGAAGCCTGGCGCGGCCTGGAGATGCCCGCGGGCGCAGCGCTGGTGGCGGTGGGCGGCTACGGCCGCGGCGAGCTGCTGCCCTACTCCGACGTCGACGTGCTGCTGTTGCTGCCCGCCGAGCCCGACCAGGACACCACCGGGCGCCTGGAGCGTTTTATCGGCCTGTGCTGGGACCTTGGGCTGGAGATCGGCTCTTCGGTGCGCACCGTGGACGATTGCATCCGCGAGTCGCGGCAGGACGTCACCATCCAGACCTCGCTGCTGGAGGCGCGGCTGCTGACCGGCAGCCGCAAGCTGTTCGAGTCGATGCGCACGCGCTACCTCTCCGACCTGGACGCGGCAGCGTTCTTCCAGGCCAAGCTGCTGGAAATGCGCCAGCGCCACGCCAAATACCAGGACACGCCCTACGCGCTCGAGCCCAACTGCAAGGAAAGCCCGGGCGGCCTGCGCGACCTGCAGGTGATCCTGTGGATGACCAAGGCGGCGGGCCTGGGCGACAGCTGGAAAGAACTGTTCGAGCGCGGCCTGCTGACGCAGCGCGAAGCGCAGGAGCTGGCGCGCAACGAGCGCCTGCTCAAGACCATCCGCGCGCGCCTGCACCTGGTGGCTGGCCGGCGCCAGGACGTGCTGGTATTCGACCTGCAGACCGCGCTGGCGGAGTCCTTCGGCTATCGCCAGACCACCAACAAGCGCGCCAGCGAACAGCTGATGCGCCGCTACTACTGGGCGGCCAAGGCGGTCACGCAGCTCAACAGCGTGCTGCTGCTGAACATCGAGGCGATGCTGTTCCCGAGCGAGTCTCAGGTGACGCGCGTGCTCAACGAACGGTTTGTCGAGCGCCAGGGCATGCTGGAGATCACCAGCGACGACGTCTATGAACGCGACCCGCACGCGATCCTGGAAACTTTCCTGCTGTACCAGCGCACGCCCGGCGTGAAGGGCCTGTCGCCGCGCACGCTGCGCGGGCTGTACAACGCGCGCACCGTGATGAACGCGGGCTGGCGCAACGATCCGGAAAACCGCCGCCTGTTCCTGGCCATCATGCAGGAGCCGCAGGGCATCACCCACGCGCTGCGCCTGATGAACCAGACCAGCGTACTGGGCCGCTACCTGATCAACTTCCGCCGCATCGTCGGCCAGATGCAGCACGACCTGTTCCACGTCTATACCGTGGACCAGCACATCCTGATGGTGGTGCGCAACATGCGCCGCTTCGCCATTGTCGAGCACACCCACGAGTTTCCGTTCTGCAGCCAGCTGATGGCCAGCTTCGACAAGCCGTGGGTGCTGTGCGTGGCAGCGCTGTTCCACGACATCGCCAAGGGCCGCGGCGGCGACCACTCAAAGCTTGGCACCGTGGATGCGCGCCGCTTCTGCAAGCAGCACGGCATTGCGCGCGAAGACGCCGACCTGATCTGCTGGCTGGTCGAGCACCACCTGACCATGAGCCACGTGGCGCAGAAGCAGGACCTGACCGATCCCGACGTGATCCACGCCTTTGCCCGCGTGGTCGGCAGCGAACGCTACCTGACCGCGCTCTACCTGCTGACCGTGGCCGACATCCGCGGCACCAGCCCCAAGGTATGGAACGCGTGGAAGGGCAAGCTGCTGGAAGACCTGTACCACATCACGCTGCGCGTGCTGGGCGGCGCGCGCGTGGATTCGCATTCACTGTGGTCGCAGCGCAAGGAGGACACTATCTCCGAACTGCGCCTGAAGGCCTTCGACCCGGCGCTGGGCAAGTCTCTGTGGGCGCAGCTCGACGTGGCCTTCTTCCTGCGCCACGATTCGCACGATATCGCCTGGCTCACGCGCCACCTGTACAACAAGGTGGACAGCCCCACGCCGGTGGTCAAGGCACGCGTCTCCCCCGCCGGCGAAGGCCTGCAGGTGGCGGTCTACGTCAAGGACCAGCCCGACCTGTTCGCGCGCATCTGCGGCTACTTCGAGCGCAAGGCGTTCTCGATCCAGGACGCCAAGATCCACACCACGCGCCACGGCTACGCGCTGGACACGTTCCAGGTCACCGACCCCGGCATGGCCGGCGACGGCGGCAACTACCGCGACATCATCGCGCTGGTCGAGCACGAACTGTGCGAGCGGCTGCGCCTGCAAGGCGCACTGCCCGAACCCACGCAGGGGCGGCTGTCGCGCCAGTCGCGCAGCTTCCCGATCAAGCCGCGCGTGGACCTGCGCCCGGACGAGCGTGGCCAGTATTACCTGCTGTCGCTGTCCGCCAACGACCGCACCGGCCTGCTGTACGCCATCGCCCGCGTACTGGCACGGCATCGCGTATCCGTCCACACGGCACGCATCAACACCCTGGGCGAACGCGTCGAAGACGTGTTCCTGGTCGACGGCAGCCGCCTGGCTGCCGACAACCGATTGCAGATTCAGCTTGAACAGGACTTGCTCGCCGCCCTCGCCATCTGA
- a CDS encoding pseudouridine synthase yields the protein MTDSNSPKRKTLGIKAASDTGTAARKTGTRPVRVSDLNRKRVQAVSEGIKRAQERARGKTGGRPAQGEPQAGAAQPRKPRAPRPADGERQARPRRPEGGEARPRRFGDDESRPRRYGDDRGEARPRRFEGSEARPPRRFGDDDNRPRRTGDDRGEARPRRFEGGEARPPRRFGDDDNRPRRTGDDRGEARPRRFEGGEARPPRRFGDDDNRPRRTGDDRGEARPRRFEGGDSRPPRRAGEDNNRPRRFEGAESHPRRVGDDESRPRRFEGTDSRPRRYGDDENRPRRFEGTDSRPRRYGDDDQRPRPAPSGERRREGTAPARRFSDAADRIRTAGPARQQAPAARQEKPARAESSHDDGLVRLSKRMSELGLCSRREADEWIPHGWVLVDGKPVTALGSRIRPDAEIEIMQEARSEQGERVTVLLNKPVGYVSGQAEDGYEPAAVLFTPENQWEGDPTRKRFAPWQRKSLAPAGRLDIDSTGLLVLTQDGRVARALIGEDSTVEKEYLVRVVWHSPQGVVERNISAEFPADDLELLRHGLSLDGVPLKPAKVSWQNEEQLRFVLREGRKRQIRRMCEQVGLQVVGLKRVRMGRVVLGDLPPGKWRFLGQFEKF from the coding sequence ATGACCGACAGCAATTCGCCGAAGCGCAAGACGCTAGGTATCAAGGCCGCCAGCGACACCGGCACGGCCGCGCGCAAGACCGGCACCCGCCCCGTGCGGGTGTCCGACCTGAACCGCAAGCGCGTGCAAGCCGTCTCCGAAGGCATCAAGCGCGCCCAGGAGCGCGCCCGTGGCAAGACCGGCGGCCGTCCGGCCCAGGGCGAACCGCAGGCCGGCGCAGCCCAGCCGCGCAAACCCCGCGCGCCGCGTCCTGCTGACGGCGAACGCCAGGCACGCCCGCGCCGCCCGGAAGGTGGCGAGGCGCGTCCGCGCCGCTTCGGCGATGACGAAAGCCGCCCCCGCCGTTATGGCGACGACCGGGGTGAGGCACGTCCGCGCCGTTTCGAAGGCAGCGAAGCGCGCCCGCCGCGGCGCTTCGGCGACGACGACAACCGCCCGCGCCGCACGGGCGATGATCGGGGTGAGGCACGTCCACGCCGCTTCGAAGGCGGTGAAGCGCGCCCGCCGCGCCGCTTTGGCGACGACGACAACCGCCCGCGCCGCACGGGCGACGATCGCGGCGAGGCACGTCCGCGCCGTTTCGAAGGCGGCGAAGCGCGCCCGCCGCGCCGTTTTGGCGACGACGACAACCGCCCGCGCCGCACTGGCGACGATCGCGGCGAGGCACGACCGCGCCGTTTCGAGGGCGGTGATTCGCGTCCGCCGCGCCGTGCTGGCGAGGACAACAACCGTCCCCGCCGTTTCGAAGGCGCCGAATCGCATCCGCGCCGCGTTGGCGATGACGAGAGCCGCCCTCGCCGCTTCGAAGGCACCGATTCGCGCCCGCGCCGTTATGGCGATGACGAGAACCGTCCCCGCCGCTTCGAAGGCACCGACTCGCGCCCGCGCCGTTATGGCGATGACGACCAGCGCCCGCGCCCCGCGCCGTCGGGCGAGCGCCGCCGTGAAGGCACCGCGCCGGCACGCCGCTTCAGCGACGCCGCCGACCGCATCCGCACCGCCGGCCCGGCACGCCAGCAGGCACCGGCCGCGCGCCAGGAAAAGCCCGCCCGCGCCGAGTCCAGCCACGACGACGGCCTGGTGCGCCTGTCCAAGCGCATGTCCGAACTGGGCCTGTGCTCGCGCCGCGAAGCCGACGAATGGATCCCGCACGGCTGGGTGCTGGTAGACGGCAAGCCCGTGACCGCACTGGGCAGCCGCATCCGCCCCGACGCCGAGATCGAGATCATGCAGGAAGCGCGCTCCGAACAAGGCGAGCGCGTCACGGTGCTGCTGAACAAGCCGGTGGGCTACGTCTCCGGCCAGGCCGAAGACGGCTACGAGCCGGCCGCGGTGCTGTTCACCCCCGAGAACCAGTGGGAAGGCGACCCCACGCGCAAGCGCTTCGCCCCGTGGCAACGCAAGAGCCTGGCCCCGGCGGGCCGCCTCGATATCGACTCAACCGGTCTGCTGGTGCTGACGCAGGACGGCCGCGTCGCGCGCGCGCTGATCGGCGAGGATTCGACCGTCGAGAAGGAATACCTGGTGCGTGTGGTGTGGCACTCGCCGCAGGGCGTGGTCGAGCGCAATATCAGCGCGGAATTCCCGGCCGATGATCTCGAGCTGCTGCGCCACGGGCTGTCGCTGGATGGCGTGCCGCTCAAGCCAGCCAAGGTGAGCTGGCAGAACGAGGAGCAGCTGCGCTTCGTGCTGCGCGAAGGCCGCAAGCGCCAGATCCGTCGGATGTGCGAGCAGGTTGGGCTGCAAGTGGTGGGCCTCAAGCGCGTGCGCATGGGACGCGTGGTGCTGGGGGATCTGCCGCCGGGTAAATGGCGGTTCCTGGGGCAGTTTGAGAAGTTCTGA
- the def gene encoding peptide deformylase, whose product MIREILKMGDPRLLQVARPVERFNTPELRTLIEDMFDTMDHANGAGLAAPQIGVDLQVVIFGFDRNPRYPDAPTVPKTVLINPVLEMESDEMEDGWEGCLSVPGLRGVVPRHLRLKYSGYDLMGNRIERVAEGFHARVVQHECDHLQGILYPMRIKDFRQFGFTEVLFPDLPPNSDD is encoded by the coding sequence ATGATCCGCGAGATTCTCAAGATGGGCGATCCGCGCCTGCTGCAGGTGGCGCGGCCGGTGGAGCGCTTCAATACGCCGGAGCTGCGTACGCTGATCGAAGACATGTTCGACACCATGGACCACGCCAACGGCGCCGGCCTTGCCGCGCCGCAGATCGGCGTGGACCTGCAGGTGGTGATCTTCGGCTTCGACCGCAACCCGCGTTACCCGGACGCGCCCACCGTGCCCAAGACCGTGCTGATCAACCCGGTGCTGGAAATGGAGTCCGACGAGATGGAGGACGGCTGGGAAGGCTGCCTGTCTGTCCCCGGCCTGCGCGGCGTGGTGCCGCGCCATCTGCGGCTGAAGTACAGCGGCTACGACCTGATGGGTAACCGCATCGAGCGCGTGGCTGAAGGCTTCCATGCGCGGGTGGTGCAGCATGAGTGCGACCACTTGCAGGGGATCCTGTATCCGATGCGGATCAAGGATTTCAGGCAGTTTGGGTTTACAGAGGTGTTGTTTCCGGATCTGCCGCCGAATAGCGACGATTGA